The following DNA comes from Tunturibacter psychrotolerans.
CTTCAACGCCATCCAGGTTTTGGTTGACCACGGCGATGAGGTCATTCTTCCCGTTCCCTACTGGGTCTCTTTCAAGGACATCATTCAGTACGCTGGTGGCAAGGTCGTCTTAGTGGAGAGCAAAGAAGAAGAGAACTTCCGCATCACAGCGAAGATGATCGAAGCTGCGATCACCCCGAAGACTAAGGCGATCATCCTCAATACCCCATCGAATCCTTCGGGCGCCGTGGTCGCTCCCGACGATCTCGAAGCTATCGTTCGCTTGGCTCACAAGCATGGCATTTACGTTCTGCTTGACGAGTGCTACGTCTACCTGACGTTTACCGGTGAGGTTGTCAGCGGCGGGTCGTTCACGGACTGCAAGGAGCACATCGTTGTGTTGGGTTCGCTATCGAAGACCTACGCGATGACTGGTTGGCGAGCTGGCTTTGCGCTTGGGCCAAAGCCAATCATTGCGGCGATGAGCAAGCTGCAGTCGCAGAGCACGTCGAATACCGCGAGTATGGTGCAGCGTGCTTCCATTGCTGCGCTGACGGGATCGCAGGAGTGTGTGACGGAGATGCGCGCCGACTACATCAAGCTGCGCGATCAGACGCTGGCAGGCTTCAAGACGATTCCTGGATTGACCTGCACTGTCCCGCAGGGAGCTTTCTACGTGTATCCCAATGTCAGTAAGTTCATTGGCAAGGGTGGCATCAAGTCAGCATCGGATCTGGCGGCGAAGCTTCTGAGTGAGGCGCACGTTGTGGTTGTTCCGGGTGAGGCTTTCGGGACCTCGGAGCATATTCGGCTTTCGTATGCGGTATCGCACGACGTTGTGGATGAAGGTGTCAAACGAATGCGGGACTACTTCGCAACGTTGAGTTAGCTGTTGATCTTGCGTCTGGACCGCACTGCTGCTTGGTGCGGTCTTTTCACTAAGATGGAGGCTTATGCCCATTGAAGGCAGTAAGACGGAGCTGAAGTTCGCTCCGGTGATTCTTGCAGGTGGCAGCGGAACACGGTTCTGGCCTCGAAGCCGGAAGGCGCGAGCGAAGCAGGTGTTGGCTCTGGATGGAGAGCGCACCATGATTCAGCAGACGGTTGAGCGTCTGACTCCGGTGGTTGACCCCGCCGAAGTATGGGTGATTACGAACAGCCTGCTTGATGACCTAATTGCCGAGCAGCTTCCTGAGGTGCCTCGCAAACATATCCTGAGCGAACCTGCGGCCAGGAATACTGCGCCTGCGTGCGCTCTTGCTGCGTTCCTGCTGGAACCGAGTTCTCCAGAGACAGTGATCGGCGTCTTTCCATCCGATCATGTGGTGAAGAATATAGCTCGCTTTGCGCAGGTGATTCGCGCTGGGATTGCGATTGCTGCGAGCGGTGAGAAGATCGTCGTGCTGGGCGTTCCTCCGACGCGCGCTGAGACTGGTTATGGCTACATTGAACTGGGCGAGGTTGTTGAGCCGTCGCAGGTTCCGTTTCCGGGAGTTGCGGTTCGGCGGGTGAAGAGGTTTACTGAGAAGCCGAACCTTGAGGTTGCGGAGGAGTTTGTCGCTTCGGGGAACTACGCTTGGAACGGAGGAATCTTCCTCTGGAGTGCGCGGACTTTGGCGAACGCGATCCGCGAGCATTGTCCTGCGATGGCTCCGCTGCTGGAGCGGATTGCTGTGGCTTATCGCACGTCGAAGGAGGAGTTCGAGCGGGTCTTCGCCGAGGTTTATCCGCTGTGCGACAACATCAGCATTGACTATGCGGTGCTTGAACCGCGTTCGGCTAAAGGCGAAGCAGGCGCTGAGATCTACAGTCTTCCAGGCGACTTTGAGTGGAACGATCTGGGCTGCTGGTCGGCGCTGCATGAACATGCGGCTGGTTGTCCGCCTGAGAACGTTTCGGTGGCGAATGTCTTCGAAGGCGAAGATCCGCTTTGCATCTCGATCGATTCGAGTGGGAACTACATTCACGCTCCAGGCAAGGTGATTGCGCTGGTTGGTGTGACGAATCTCGTTGTGGTTCAGACGAAAGATGCCTTGCTGATTACGACTCGCGAACGATCGCAGGATGTTGGAAAGGTTGTTGCGGAGTTGAAGAGTGCTGGGCGAGAAGATCTCATCTAGTGGTCTCAACCTGGCTTGTCGTGCATCAATTCATTCAGGAAAATCGAACAAATTATGGCTGAGACGGTTGTAAAGTTTGGCACTGACGGCTGGCGGGGCATCATCGCGGATGATTTTACGTATGCGAATGTACGGGTCGCGGCGGCTGCGATTGCGAATTATGTTTTAGCGCACGAAGACGCGGCGGCCGGGGTGTGCATCGCTTACGATACGCGGTTCGGCTCACACTCCTTCGCGAAGGTTGTTGCCGAAGTGCTGGCCGGGGCGGGCATCCCGGTGGCTATGGGTGCGGAGATTACGCCTACGCCTGCACTTTCGTTCGCGGTGCGCGAGCGCAAGGCTGCGGGCGGCGTGATGATCACCTCGAGCCATAATCCGGCCGAGTGGAATGGCGTGAAGTACAAGGCCAGTTATGGCGGTTCGGGCAAGCCTTCTATCATGGCCGCGATCGAGAGCTATCTCGACAAGCCGCTGGTGAAGGCCGCGAAGCCTGCGTCGATCGAGACGGCCGATTTCAACACGGATTACGTTGCTGCGATTGCGCGGTTTGTTGATCTCGATGCCATTCGCTCCTCCGGGTACAGGTTTTTGATCGATTGCATGTATGGCGCGGGGCGCGGGGTGGTTTCAGGCATCTTCTCGAGGGCGGGCATTCCATACGTCGAGATTCGCGACGAGATCAATCCTGCTTTTCCTGAGATTAATCCTGAGCCGATTATGCCGCACATCAAGGTTACGCGGGGCGCCGTGGTTGCTACGAAGTGCGATGCGGGGCTGATCACGGATGGCGATGCGGACCGTATTGGTGCGGTGGATGAGCATGGCAACGTGGTGGATGCGCACAAGATCTTTGCGGTGCTGTTGAAGTGGTTGCTCGAACGCAAGAAGTGGCCCGGCGATGTGACACGCGCCTTCAACACGACGAAGATGCTCGACCGAATCTGCGCGAAGTATGGGCGGCGGCTGCATGAGCATGGGATCGGCTTCAAGTATGTCTGCGACCTTATGCTCGAGCAGGAGATTCTGATTGGTGGCGAGGAGTCGGGTGGCATTGGCATCAGCCGGCATCTGCCGGAGCGGGACGGGATGCTGAATTCGCTGCTGCTGGCCAACGTGATGGCGGACGAGAAGAAGACGCTGGGCCAGCTTGTCGCGGCGTTGCAGGAGGAGTTCGGCGAGCACCAGTATGGGCGCATCGATATGCATATCAATGAGGAGTTGAAGCAGTCCGCGATTGCCAGGGCGAAGGCTGGGGTAAAGGACTTTGCGGGTTTGAAGGTGCTGCGGGTGGAGACGCTGGATGGGATCAAGTTCTTTTTGGGGAATCCTGACTGTGCCAGCAAACCAAATGCGGCGGAGACGTGGCTGCTCCTTCGCGCCTCTGGGACGGAACCGCTGCTGCGGGTGTACTGCGAGAGTTGTTCGGTGGAGTCGGTGAATAAGGTGTTGGCGGCAGCGCAGGCGTTTGTCCTGCAAGGACGTGAGGCTTGAGCGAGACGGTTTGTGTGACCGCGAAGGGCATCCTGTTCGATATGGATGGAGTACTGATCAGCTCGATTGGTGCGGTGGTGCGTTGCTGGCGGCAGTGGGCGGAGCACTATGAGATTCCGAATGCGGAGGTCTACGAGGTGCCGCATGGGGTGCGGGCTATCGAGGTTGTGAAGGCGCTGCGCCCGGATATCGACCCGGAGGAGGGACTGCGATACATCGAGGATCTGGAGATGGATGATATGGCTGACCTGGTGGTGCTGCCGGGGGCGAAGACTCTGCTGGAGAGCCTGCCGGTGGAGCGGTGGGCGATTGTGACTTCTGCGACGAGAAGACTTATGCTGGGTCGGCTGAAGGTGGCGGGTTTGCCGATTCCGGAGCGCATTATCAGCGCAGACATGGTGGAGCGGGGTAAGCCGGATCCTGAGCCGTACCGGCGTGGTGCCGAGCTGCTGGGATTGCGGCCGGAGGATTGTTTGGTGGTGGAAGATGCACCTTCTGGGGTTGGCGCTGGGTTGGCTGCTGGGTGCCGTGTGCTTGGTGTTGTAGGAACGCACTCTGCTGCGGAGCTGGGGCGGGCGCAGTGGATAGTGGGATCGCTTGAGGGCGTGGCGGTGACCGTAGGCGCAGCGGGGCTCGAGGTTCGATTCGCTACGATGGTCTGAAGCTGGGTGATGCTTTACCCCCCTCCCCCCTTACCTTCGCGTAAATTCCTTTGTATCAGCCATTTACAAGATTCGTTCTTCGCAAAATCGTCATTGCAAAAGGCTTACGGCTAAATTCGTCCAGTCAAAGGAGTTACGGCAAATTGTCTGTCTGGACACGCAAAAAAAGCTCCGGGGTTGCCGGAGCTTTTCTTTGTCGATATCAAGTATAGCTAATTGAACCGAACTGATACGCCACATGCATGTGTTTGATTGTTAGTGGTTTATCGCGTTTTAGGGCTTGACAAGGTTTTCTGTGTCTACCAGTGGATGGTGGGGGTGAAGATGTAGTGGGTTTCGAGGAATGATGCGAGGGGGAAGAGGATCAGCATGATGGCGGTGGCCCAATAGAAGAGTTGCAGGGGGAGGGTGGCGAAGAGGGACGAGTGGGGGTACGGTTCGGCTTCGCGGAAGATGAAGGCGCCGACGACGGAGATGCCTGCCGAGAGGGCCAGGAGGAGGAGCGAGTCGATCACGCGGTCGCGGCTGGCCTGGTGGGGCTGGAGGAGGAGTTGGGGGTCTTCGAGGGTGAAGAAGATAGTGTGGAAGACAGCGAAGAGGGAGAGCAGGCAGAGGAGAAGAGCTACGGGTTTGGCGAGTTCGAGCAACATGCTCCGGCTCCGCTAGTAGTTTACTGCACGGCGATTCGGTTTAATCCGCCGGGCCGGCGAAGAGGATGAGATTTCCATCGGGATCGGTCACGATGAAGGTACTGCTGCCCCAGGACTCCTTCTTGAAGGTTTGACTAAAGCGCACTCCTGCGGCCTGGTAGCTCAAAAAGAGCTGTTCGATTTCTTCTGCGGTTGCGAGGGTGAGCGAAGCAGAGAGTAGCTGCTCGCGCTCGCGAATATCGCCAACGAACACGGGTTCGTCGACCACACGTAGATTGAGGCGCGCATGGTCTCGGGTGACCTGGCCGAAGTGGGGTGGATCGCCGTAGACGAAGGCGACCGTGAAGCCGAGCTTATCGGCATAGAAATCGCATGAGGCTTTGATGTCTGCGACGAACAGTTGCGCTTCCGTCGAGCTGAGAACAGGGCGAAGTAGAGTTTGTTCGGCTTGATGGGTCATGGCGCTTGCTCCAGCGGCTTGGTTAGTCGTGATGGAAGTAAAAGAGATTCCCGTCCAGATCCTCCACCGTGAACTGGCGTAGTCCCCAGGGTTTTCTTTCCAGAGGATCCACGATGTTGGCGCCTAACGATGTTAACTCCTGAAATGAGGCATCGACGTCTTCAGCGAATACCCAGTGAACGGTGGGTTCGAAAGGCGGTTTCCTTCTGCGAAAGAATATTGCCACGTTTTCGCGTGAGACTGCGCCGATCTCTTTGTCGGAGTAAAGCCAACCAATCTTAAAGCCGAGTGCATCTCTGTAGTGCTGTTGTGCCCGTTCGACATCGGCGACAGGCAGCTCCGGCACTGGCTGACCAATCGAGTTCGGTTTCTCTTTTGCGCCCATGGAAGCTCTCCTTGCACTCCTTTATGGACCAAGACCGACTTTACGTCAAATTGGAGGAGAGTGCCTCAGCGCAGGAGCAAGGCTTCGACGCGATGGAGGTCTTCTTCGGTGTCGACTCCGATGGTGTCGTGCTCGGTGGGCTCTACGTGAACCGGGATGTTGTTTTCGAGGAAGCGGAGTTGCTCGAGGCGCTCGGTTTGTTCGAGGAGGCTGGGGGGTAGGGTGGGGAAGCCCTCGAGGGTGTCCTTGCGGTAGGCGTAGAGGCCGATGTGCTTCCAGTATTGAGGAGCGGCTCCATCGCGGTCGTATGGGATGGTGGCTCGGGAGAAGTAGAGGGCGCGGCCGTCGGTTGCGGTGACTACTTTTACGGCGTTGGGGTTGGTGATGTTTTCTGGTGTACAGAGGACTTTGAGGGTGGAGACTTCGACGTGCTGCTGGGTGAAGGGGCGGAGTAGGGCGGTGAGGTGCTCGGGCTTGAGTAGGGGCTCGTCGCCCTGGATGTTGACGTAGATGTCGGCGTGGTGGTGGCGGGCGACGGCGTGGACGCGGTCGGTGCCGCTGGGGAGGTCGGGTGAGGTGAGCTGGACGGGCCATTGATTGCGGTGGCAGAGCTCGGCGACTTCGTCGGAGTCAGCGGCGATGAGGACGCGGTCGAGCTGAGGGCAGGCGCTGGCGGCGTCGTATACCCAGGCGAGCATGGGGCGTCCGGCGATGGTGCGGAGGACCTTGCGGGGCAGGCGGGTGGAGGCTAGGCGGGCGGGGATTACGCCGAGAATGGTCGGCTTTCCGTCGTGGCCCGCCGGCTTTTCGCTGTGGCCGGAATCAAGTATGATTGGAGATGGCTGTGCCGTGGCGATCGTTCTCTCTGACTACAGAGATGTTTGTGCCGGCATACCCCTTTACACATTGGCGGTGTAGCTCAGATGGTTAGAGCGACGGACTCATAACCCGTAGGTCGGCAGTTCGATTCTGCCCACCGCCACCAAAGTGTTATAGCGACTGCAGGCGCACTCTCTATGGATCGAGAGTATCATTTTGTCTATGTTGTATCGCCTGCGGGAGCTTTTGCCTGCGGGATGCGTCTAACCGGTATTGTGCCGGGAACACCCCTTTTGGAGTCGCACTGAACTATGCCTAAGATCTCGAAGATTTTGTTGCTTGCTGTTTCGGTTGTTCTTGTGGTCACCGTGTTTTTAGGGGTGAACTCAAACCCAGTGAGTGCTGCGAGCGAGCCGCAGGATGGGGCTTATCGCCAGATCAATGTGTATAGCGAAGTGCTGCGGCATATTCAGACAGACTATGTCGAAGAGCCGAACATCAACGCGGTGACAAATGGCGCGTT
Coding sequences within:
- a CDS encoding mannose-1-phosphate guanylyltransferase, producing the protein MPIEGSKTELKFAPVILAGGSGTRFWPRSRKARAKQVLALDGERTMIQQTVERLTPVVDPAEVWVITNSLLDDLIAEQLPEVPRKHILSEPAARNTAPACALAAFLLEPSSPETVIGVFPSDHVVKNIARFAQVIRAGIAIAASGEKIVVLGVPPTRAETGYGYIELGEVVEPSQVPFPGVAVRRVKRFTEKPNLEVAEEFVASGNYAWNGGIFLWSARTLANAIREHCPAMAPLLERIAVAYRTSKEEFERVFAEVYPLCDNISIDYAVLEPRSAKGEAGAEIYSLPGDFEWNDLGCWSALHEHAAGCPPENVSVANVFEGEDPLCISIDSSGNYIHAPGKVIALVGVTNLVVVQTKDALLITTRERSQDVGKVVAELKSAGREDLI
- the kdsB gene encoding 3-deoxy-manno-octulosonate cytidylyltransferase, with the protein product MLGVIPARLASTRLPRKVLRTIAGRPMLAWVYDAASACPQLDRVLIAADSDEVAELCHRNQWPVQLTSPDLPSGTDRVHAVARHHHADIYVNIQGDEPLLKPEHLTALLRPFTQQHVEVSTLKVLCTPENITNPNAVKVVTATDGRALYFSRATIPYDRDGAAPQYWKHIGLYAYRKDTLEGFPTLPPSLLEQTERLEQLRFLENNIPVHVEPTEHDTIGVDTEEDLHRVEALLLR
- a CDS encoding pyridoxal phosphate-dependent aminotransferase, with the protein product MTTATATKIFADRIGRIEVSATMAITAAALKLKSEGVNLADFGAGEPHFSTPRHIKDAAIEAIEKNFTRYTNVAGIPEVRKAIVDRHACDFGSNYTPDECVFTTGGKLALFNAIQVLVDHGDEVILPVPYWVSFKDIIQYAGGKVVLVESKEEENFRITAKMIEAAITPKTKAIILNTPSNPSGAVVAPDDLEAIVRLAHKHGIYVLLDECYVYLTFTGEVVSGGSFTDCKEHIVVLGSLSKTYAMTGWRAGFALGPKPIIAAMSKLQSQSTSNTASMVQRASIAALTGSQECVTEMRADYIKLRDQTLAGFKTIPGLTCTVPQGAFYVYPNVSKFIGKGGIKSASDLAAKLLSEAHVVVVPGEAFGTSEHIRLSYAVSHDVVDEGVKRMRDYFATLS
- a CDS encoding VOC family protein, whose product is MGAKEKPNSIGQPVPELPVADVERAQQHYRDALGFKIGWLYSDKEIGAVSRENVAIFFRRRKPPFEPTVHWVFAEDVDASFQELTSLGANIVDPLERKPWGLRQFTVEDLDGNLFYFHHD
- a CDS encoding HAD-IA family hydrolase translates to MSETVCVTAKGILFDMDGVLISSIGAVVRCWRQWAEHYEIPNAEVYEVPHGVRAIEVVKALRPDIDPEEGLRYIEDLEMDDMADLVVLPGAKTLLESLPVERWAIVTSATRRLMLGRLKVAGLPIPERIISADMVERGKPDPEPYRRGAELLGLRPEDCLVVEDAPSGVGAGLAAGCRVLGVVGTHSAAELGRAQWIVGSLEGVAVTVGAAGLEVRFATMV
- a CDS encoding VOC family protein gives rise to the protein MTHQAEQTLLRPVLSSTEAQLFVADIKASCDFYADKLGFTVAFVYGDPPHFGQVTRDHARLNLRVVDEPVFVGDIREREQLLSASLTLATAEEIEQLFLSYQAAGVRFSQTFKKESWGSSTFIVTDPDGNLILFAGPAD
- a CDS encoding phosphoglucomutase/phosphomannomutase family protein; the protein is MAETVVKFGTDGWRGIIADDFTYANVRVAAAAIANYVLAHEDAAAGVCIAYDTRFGSHSFAKVVAEVLAGAGIPVAMGAEITPTPALSFAVRERKAAGGVMITSSHNPAEWNGVKYKASYGGSGKPSIMAAIESYLDKPLVKAAKPASIETADFNTDYVAAIARFVDLDAIRSSGYRFLIDCMYGAGRGVVSGIFSRAGIPYVEIRDEINPAFPEINPEPIMPHIKVTRGAVVATKCDAGLITDGDADRIGAVDEHGNVVDAHKIFAVLLKWLLERKKWPGDVTRAFNTTKMLDRICAKYGRRLHEHGIGFKYVCDLMLEQEILIGGEESGGIGISRHLPERDGMLNSLLLANVMADEKKTLGQLVAALQEEFGEHQYGRIDMHINEELKQSAIARAKAGVKDFAGLKVLRVETLDGIKFFLGNPDCASKPNAAETWLLLRASGTEPLLRVYCESCSVESVNKVLAAAQAFVLQGREA